A section of the Candidatus Goldiibacteriota bacterium genome encodes:
- a CDS encoding LapA family protein → MFGYLAILFTFALLLVFAVQNAAVVSVSFLFWKFDASLSIIILFFFITGAFSAAIALWIKKMNKKPAEPKDKNTVIPEKTDNNNFN, encoded by the coding sequence ATGTTTGGATATCTTGCAATTCTATTTACATTCGCGTTGTTGCTTGTCTTTGCCGTACAGAACGCGGCAGTAGTCTCTGTATCTTTCCTTTTCTGGAAATTTGATGCGTCTTTATCCATAATAATCCTGTTTTTCTTCATTACCGGCGCGTTTTCCGCGGCAATAGCCCTGTGGATTAAAAAGATGAACAAAAAACCCGCGGAACCCAAAGATAAAAACACGGTAATTCCCGAAAAAACGGATAATAATAACTTTAATTAA